The following are from one region of the Marinomonas sp. CT5 genome:
- a CDS encoding LysR family transcriptional regulator codes for MSLSRLRTFVEVYRQRSISGAARALNLTQPAVSQHIAGLEVAIGRPLFERQPAGVIPTSAADELAADIGDKLDVAEAALSSARFRSVGVAGALQIIGHADFMAEVLTAELLPLIEDGIRVRMHTGDGPMITSMLLEGHCDLGISAHPVIDSRLQSETVLTCKVVAVAAPSVVQALMADQDFNQAICQVPLLAYNLELSLIDKWLLKNHIKTEHIVPTVVSQDLRALRNLLVRGVGWSVMPEFLCREQIKNGDLMEIPPPVGAYSMQYYLIWASSALRQARVAHAKEVLTQRLTTRFAQS; via the coding sequence ATGTCTCTTTCTCGTTTGCGTACTTTTGTTGAGGTTTATCGTCAGCGATCTATTAGTGGCGCAGCCCGTGCTCTTAATTTGACTCAACCTGCTGTGTCCCAACACATTGCTGGTTTGGAGGTTGCGATTGGTCGGCCTTTGTTTGAGCGACAGCCTGCTGGGGTGATTCCGACATCGGCGGCAGACGAGTTGGCCGCTGATATTGGTGATAAGCTTGATGTCGCTGAAGCGGCTTTGTCTTCTGCTCGATTCCGCTCAGTGGGGGTTGCTGGGGCTTTGCAAATTATTGGGCATGCCGATTTTATGGCGGAAGTGTTAACCGCCGAGTTGCTTCCTCTGATAGAAGATGGCATTCGTGTCAGAATGCACACAGGTGATGGGCCAATGATCACCAGTATGTTATTAGAAGGGCATTGTGATCTGGGGATTTCAGCGCATCCCGTCATAGATAGTCGATTGCAAAGTGAAACCGTTTTAACCTGTAAAGTGGTCGCCGTGGCGGCTCCATCAGTGGTTCAGGCCTTGATGGCCGATCAGGATTTTAATCAAGCAATATGTCAGGTGCCATTGTTGGCTTATAACCTTGAATTGTCTTTGATTGATAAATGGCTTCTAAAAAACCATATTAAAACAGAGCACATAGTTCCAACAGTGGTGAGCCAAGATCTGAGGGCACTGCGAAACTTACTTGTTAGAGGTGTGGGTTGGTCTGTGATGCCTGAGTTCTTGTGCCGTGAGCAGATAAAAAATGGCGATTTGATGGAAATTCCGCCGCCGGTAGGGGCTTATAGCATGCAATATTATTTGATATGGGCATCGAGCGCCTTACGACAAGCAAGGGTCGCCCATGCCAAAGAAGTGTTGACGCAAAGATTAACGACAAGATTTGCTCAATCGTGA
- a CDS encoding coniferyl aldehyde dehydrogenase, with the protein MTPTNAYSDLLNTLNQMKQHNMAEGLASPELRQDRLQRAIKLIKENHRDLSDAMSKDFGHRSVYQSSTADIATTIKLLKDAIENVSTWMQDQPVETPEPGMKAWIQQQPLGVIGIISPWNFPINLSFGPLASVFAAGNTAMLKPSELTPKTSALLAELVARYFSPEELTVVLGDAEVGKAFSSLPFDHLIFTGSTAVGKHIMRAAAENLVPVTLELGGKSPAMVDEDADITQAAERILTVKTFNVGQICISPDYMIIPENKVEALVDAAKTFVQNSFPTMQENPDYTSIISDNHYKRLIGLLEDAKEKGANVISLAAEGEVDYDDSSRKIAPFLIFNVNDDMAIMQEEIFGPLLPVKTYAKPEEAVAYINNNPRPLAAYYFGDNTERQQAFARNTISGGLVINDAMTHVSVETLPFGGVGPSGMGAYHGIHGFKRFTHEKAVVLQSKDGASGKRLRAPYKDKQAALEEMLDS; encoded by the coding sequence ATGACACCGACAAACGCATATTCAGATTTACTAAACACATTGAATCAAATGAAGCAGCACAATATGGCTGAAGGTCTAGCCAGCCCAGAGCTTCGCCAAGACAGATTGCAGCGTGCCATTAAACTCATTAAAGAAAATCACCGCGACCTAAGTGATGCCATGAGCAAGGATTTTGGACACCGCAGTGTGTACCAATCTTCCACAGCAGATATCGCCACGACCATTAAGTTATTAAAAGACGCCATAGAAAACGTATCTACTTGGATGCAAGATCAACCAGTTGAAACACCAGAACCAGGGATGAAAGCCTGGATTCAGCAACAACCTCTAGGTGTTATCGGTATTATCAGCCCATGGAATTTTCCTATTAACCTGTCTTTTGGGCCATTAGCTAGCGTGTTTGCGGCTGGTAACACAGCAATGTTAAAGCCTTCTGAGTTAACGCCTAAGACTTCGGCATTATTAGCAGAGCTGGTTGCACGCTATTTCTCACCAGAAGAACTCACTGTTGTACTGGGTGACGCAGAAGTAGGTAAAGCATTCAGCTCCCTACCTTTCGATCACCTAATATTTACGGGCAGCACTGCCGTTGGTAAACACATCATGCGTGCCGCGGCAGAGAACCTTGTGCCTGTTACACTAGAACTTGGCGGTAAATCTCCAGCTATGGTAGATGAAGATGCAGATATCACTCAGGCCGCCGAACGGATATTAACAGTGAAGACATTCAATGTTGGGCAAATCTGTATCTCGCCTGACTACATGATCATTCCTGAAAACAAAGTCGAAGCCCTAGTCGATGCGGCCAAAACCTTTGTGCAAAATAGCTTTCCAACCATGCAAGAGAACCCTGATTACACGTCTATTATCAGTGATAATCACTATAAACGTCTTATCGGGTTGCTTGAAGATGCAAAAGAAAAAGGTGCGAATGTCATCAGCCTAGCCGCTGAAGGCGAAGTGGATTATGACGACAGTAGCCGCAAAATTGCTCCTTTCCTGATATTCAATGTCAACGACGACATGGCGATCATGCAAGAAGAAATTTTTGGTCCTCTGCTTCCCGTCAAAACCTACGCTAAACCAGAGGAAGCGGTTGCTTACATCAACAATAATCCGCGCCCATTAGCCGCTTATTATTTTGGTGACAATACAGAGCGCCAGCAAGCCTTTGCTCGTAACACTATTTCAGGTGGTTTAGTCATCAATGACGCCATGACACATGTTTCTGTGGAAACGCTTCCTTTTGGTGGGGTTGGACCCTCAGGAATGGGAGCCTACCATGGCATACATGGCTTTAAACGATTTACTCACGAAAAAGCAGTTGTACTACAAAGTAAAGATGGAGCATCAGGTAAGCGTCTGCGTGCACCTTATAAAGATAAGCAGGCAGCGCTAGAAGAAATGCTAGATAGTTAA
- a CDS encoding FKBP-type peptidyl-prolyl cis-trans isomerase has product MSELSFDSNEAKIAYGIGRQIGDQLRGSDLGELSLTHLFAAIEDALNGAEMRVPGAELEAAFAELQQKMEEKSRAASEETVKAGEAFLAENKAKEGVQTTESGLQFEVLEEGTGATPSREATVRVHYEGRLTDGQVFDSSIARGEPIEFPLTGVIAGWTEGLQLMKEGAKYRLTIPAELAYGAQGAGAMIQPFSVLQFDVELIAVV; this is encoded by the coding sequence ATGTCAGAACTGTCGTTCGACTCTAACGAAGCAAAAATCGCATACGGCATTGGTCGTCAAATTGGTGATCAGCTACGTGGTAGTGATCTTGGTGAACTGTCTCTAACGCACCTTTTTGCTGCAATCGAAGACGCACTAAACGGTGCAGAAATGCGTGTTCCTGGTGCAGAGTTAGAAGCTGCTTTTGCTGAACTACAGCAAAAAATGGAAGAGAAGAGCCGTGCAGCATCTGAAGAAACAGTGAAAGCGGGTGAAGCATTTCTAGCTGAGAATAAAGCTAAAGAAGGCGTTCAAACGACAGAAAGTGGTTTGCAATTTGAAGTACTTGAAGAAGGTACAGGCGCAACGCCAAGCCGTGAAGCGACGGTTCGTGTACATTACGAAGGTCGTTTGACCGATGGACAAGTGTTTGATAGCTCGATTGCTCGTGGCGAGCCAATTGAATTTCCTCTAACTGGTGTTATTGCTGGCTGGACTGAAGGTCTTCAGTTGATGAAAGAAGGCGCGAAATACCGTCTAACTATCCCAGCTGAATTGGCTTACGGCGCGCAAGGTGCTGGTGCCATGATTCAACCTTTCTCTGTATTACAGTTTGACGTTGAACTGATTGCGGTTGTTTAA
- a CDS encoding universal stress protein, whose product MLPKIKTIVYACDLDGKTQAAMELVLNLAKTHDAKIILMHAIEPLNTQASNMINNYVNEDIREAMRKEAISEIDARMKKLLSEFIEKYSEELADLEHTPETLIVNGVPSESIQRVAAEKNADLIVMNSRTHGRLSQMIIGSTANKVIHTSSIPVLVVPIK is encoded by the coding sequence ATGTTACCTAAAATAAAGACGATTGTTTACGCTTGTGATCTAGACGGTAAAACACAAGCTGCTATGGAACTGGTTTTAAATTTAGCCAAAACCCATGACGCAAAAATTATATTGATGCATGCAATAGAGCCATTAAATACACAAGCATCAAACATGATTAACAATTACGTTAACGAAGACATTAGAGAGGCGATGCGCAAAGAGGCCATCAGTGAAATTGATGCTCGCATGAAAAAATTACTCTCTGAATTTATTGAAAAATATTCAGAAGAACTGGCTGACTTAGAACACACTCCGGAAACACTTATTGTCAATGGCGTTCCATCTGAATCCATTCAACGTGTCGCGGCAGAAAAGAATGCCGACTTAATTGTAATGAATAGCCGAACACATGGACGATTAAGCCAAATGATCATTGGCTCAACGGCCAACAAAGTGATCCATACCAGCTCTATTCCAGTGCTTGTTGTCCCAATTAAATAG
- a CDS encoding DNA topoisomerase III: protein MILYIAEKPSLARAIASALPTPQKKEEGCIWLPNGDCISWCIGHLLEQAEPHQYNPAYKSWNLDHLPIIPTDWQWQEKTNTKKQLSILKKLIKKASVLVHAGDPDREGQLLVDEVLHYTKVPSQKLKNTQRLLVNDLTPSAIKKALNNLRSNNEFAALSRSALGRARADWLFGLNLTRAYTIRGRQAGYQGVLSIGRVQTPVLGLVVARDKERDAFVPKNFYQVWANIQTPQGALFQAKWLPSEACQPYMDDENRVLSLPLAQNVANRITNKPATVLEANYKQKKQAAPLPYSLSALQIDAAKAFSLSAQQVLDTCQALYERHQMITYPRSDCRYLPNQQHKDAPAIIAALTHSGGEIQKGAENADTSRKSKAWNDKQVTAHHAIIPTTQAHKAASLSKTEALVFHLIARQYLMQFYPEYDYLASYIKLDIEGGVFEAKGNTPIALGWKALLSSKNKSQDPEDENQNELPKLSKSDALWCTEGKVQEKITTPPAAFTDATLLAAMTGISRFVSDKDIRAILKETDGLGTEATRASILELLFKRGFLIRQGKQIHASQTGRAFIDCLPTQLVTPDMTAKWESALNNISRGETSYQEFMTNLEENLSQLLSASRSMPTSALQNLPPPSKNPFAKRKGSNRRKPAGTSTSKAASSNKKRRSKASS, encoded by the coding sequence ATGATTCTTTATATCGCCGAAAAACCCAGCCTTGCCCGAGCCATTGCTTCTGCGCTTCCTACTCCACAAAAGAAAGAAGAAGGCTGCATCTGGCTACCCAATGGAGATTGTATCAGCTGGTGTATCGGCCACTTACTCGAGCAAGCTGAACCTCATCAATACAACCCCGCCTATAAATCTTGGAATTTAGACCATTTACCCATCATCCCAACAGACTGGCAATGGCAAGAAAAAACCAACACCAAGAAACAGCTAAGCATTTTAAAAAAACTCATCAAAAAAGCCTCTGTCTTGGTTCATGCTGGAGATCCCGACCGCGAGGGTCAACTGCTTGTTGATGAGGTGCTCCATTACACCAAGGTTCCATCACAAAAGCTGAAAAACACCCAACGGTTACTCGTCAATGATTTAACCCCTTCTGCCATTAAAAAAGCGCTGAATAACTTACGCTCGAATAATGAGTTCGCGGCACTGTCGCGTTCCGCACTAGGGCGAGCTCGCGCCGACTGGCTATTCGGCTTAAACCTAACGCGCGCCTATACTATCAGAGGCCGTCAAGCCGGCTACCAAGGTGTTTTATCCATCGGTCGAGTGCAGACGCCAGTGTTAGGACTTGTTGTCGCAAGAGATAAGGAAAGAGACGCCTTTGTGCCAAAAAACTTTTATCAAGTTTGGGCAAATATACAAACACCGCAAGGTGCGCTATTCCAAGCAAAGTGGTTACCTAGTGAAGCCTGCCAGCCTTATATGGATGATGAAAATAGAGTGCTCAGCTTGCCTCTTGCGCAAAACGTTGCGAACAGAATCACCAACAAACCTGCGACCGTATTAGAAGCAAATTATAAGCAAAAGAAGCAAGCAGCACCTTTACCCTATAGTTTATCGGCACTTCAAATTGATGCTGCGAAAGCCTTCTCCTTGTCTGCTCAACAAGTCCTAGATACATGCCAAGCTCTTTACGAACGACATCAAATGATTACCTACCCGCGATCCGATTGTCGATATTTACCCAACCAACAGCATAAAGACGCACCGGCCATTATTGCGGCTTTAACTCACTCTGGCGGGGAAATTCAGAAGGGAGCAGAGAATGCCGACACATCGCGAAAGAGCAAAGCATGGAATGACAAACAGGTCACCGCCCACCATGCAATTATTCCAACAACACAAGCCCATAAAGCCGCCTCTCTGTCTAAAACAGAAGCGTTAGTTTTTCATTTAATCGCTCGCCAGTACCTCATGCAATTTTACCCAGAATACGATTATCTGGCTTCTTATATTAAATTAGACATTGAAGGTGGTGTCTTTGAAGCGAAAGGCAATACACCGATTGCACTGGGCTGGAAGGCACTCTTATCAAGCAAAAATAAAAGCCAAGACCCCGAAGACGAAAACCAAAACGAGCTGCCAAAACTAAGTAAAAGCGATGCTCTGTGGTGTACAGAAGGAAAAGTACAAGAAAAAATAACCACGCCTCCCGCTGCTTTCACCGACGCAACCTTATTGGCGGCTATGACAGGCATCAGCCGTTTTGTGTCTGATAAAGACATTCGCGCAATATTAAAAGAAACCGACGGATTAGGCACAGAAGCCACTCGAGCCAGTATTTTAGAACTGCTTTTTAAACGTGGTTTTTTAATAAGACAAGGCAAGCAAATTCACGCAAGCCAGACAGGTCGAGCATTTATAGATTGTTTGCCTACACAGCTTGTTACCCCTGATATGACAGCGAAATGGGAGTCCGCCCTTAACAATATTAGCCGCGGCGAAACCAGTTACCAAGAGTTTATGACAAACCTTGAAGAGAATTTATCTCAACTGCTTAGCGCTTCTCGAAGTATGCCAACATCCGCACTACAAAACCTTCCGCCACCTTCAAAAAATCCCTTCGCCAAAAGAAAAGGAAGCAATCGCAGAAAACCAGCAGGAACCTCCACCTCAAAAGCAGCCAGCTCAAACAAAAAAAGACGCTCGAAAGCGTCTTCTTAA
- a CDS encoding LysE family translocator: MNLALLSAFIPTFFFVSITPGMCMTLAMTLGMTIGVKRALWMMLGELVGVATVAILSAIGVAALLLNYPSVFMVLKYLGGAYLAYVGIQMWLSKGKMAIKTESSDNKPASYVDLMSQGFVTAIANPKGWAFFIALLPPFLDASRPLTSQLVVLITIILTLEFSCLLIYAAGGRTLKSLLMQSGNVRIMNRIAGTLMVGVGVWLAVG, encoded by the coding sequence GTGAATTTAGCATTGCTATCTGCTTTTATACCCACCTTCTTTTTTGTTTCTATTACCCCAGGTATGTGCATGACTTTGGCAATGACACTGGGTATGACCATCGGTGTGAAACGTGCACTTTGGATGATGCTTGGCGAATTGGTTGGAGTGGCTACGGTCGCTATTTTATCGGCCATCGGCGTGGCGGCGCTTCTACTAAATTATCCTAGTGTATTTATGGTGTTGAAATACCTTGGCGGTGCTTATCTGGCCTATGTAGGGATTCAGATGTGGTTGTCTAAGGGAAAAATGGCTATAAAAACAGAGTCGAGTGATAATAAGCCAGCTTCTTATGTGGATTTGATGTCTCAAGGTTTTGTGACTGCGATTGCGAATCCAAAAGGGTGGGCCTTTTTTATTGCATTGCTGCCACCTTTTTTAGATGCAAGTCGTCCACTAACGAGCCAACTGGTGGTGTTGATTACCATCATACTAACGCTTGAATTTAGCTGCTTACTTATTTATGCCGCTGGTGGAAGGACGTTGAAATCCCTTTTAATGCAAAGCGGAAATGTCCGTATTATGAATCGCATCGCAGGTACATTAATGGTTGGTGTTGGTGTATGGCTTGCTGTTGGGTGA
- a CDS encoding inorganic phosphate transporter: MDLTNNPKEESTLLSGHEFVRVLIALAFVLVSGFYASSNGVGVSNLSILAIAAAIGAYMAVNIGANDVANNVGPAVGSKALSMTGAILIAAVFEAAGALIAGGTVVGTIKKGIINPNSIGDAATFIWVMMAALLAGAIWLNLATYLGAPVSTTHSIVGGVLGAGIAAGGWDIANWDKLIAIVASWVISPVLGGVIAALFLIYIKRSITYKNDMIDAAKKVVPLLVGAMVWAFSTYLILKGLKHIWKLDFITAVMIAFAIALTVYFIVRPMVDKAALVLKNDKDAVNSLFTLPLIVSAALLSFAHGANDVANAIGPLAAINDALMTGAVSSKAAIPIWIMMVGGIGIAVGLALFGPKLIKTVGSEITELDKTRAFCVAMAAAITVIIASQLGLPVSSTHIAVGGIFGVGFLREYLKQSYEKKLAAIISHSESAGHDGQQTQEFVKRFKLADVEEKRAILKELKAAQASSPISSRERKGLKKATKKELVKRSALLRIAAAWVITVPASALLSAMLFYMLLGFSVSR; encoded by the coding sequence ATGGATCTTACAAATAACCCGAAAGAAGAATCCACCTTATTAAGTGGTCATGAGTTTGTTCGTGTATTAATTGCCTTAGCATTTGTTTTGGTGTCTGGTTTTTATGCTTCATCTAATGGCGTTGGGGTTTCTAATTTATCTATTTTAGCCATAGCTGCAGCTATTGGCGCTTATATGGCCGTAAATATTGGCGCGAATGATGTTGCCAATAACGTGGGGCCCGCGGTAGGGTCGAAAGCCTTGTCCATGACAGGTGCTATTTTGATTGCTGCTGTTTTTGAAGCGGCTGGTGCCTTAATTGCTGGCGGTACCGTTGTCGGTACTATTAAAAAGGGCATAATCAATCCTAATTCAATCGGTGATGCTGCTACCTTTATTTGGGTTATGATGGCTGCCTTGTTAGCGGGGGCTATTTGGCTTAACTTAGCCACTTATCTTGGTGCGCCTGTTTCTACTACTCACTCTATTGTTGGTGGGGTTTTGGGAGCCGGTATTGCTGCTGGCGGTTGGGATATTGCTAACTGGGATAAATTGATTGCGATTGTCGCTAGTTGGGTTATTTCCCCTGTGCTTGGTGGTGTCATTGCTGCGTTATTCCTAATTTATATCAAACGATCTATTACCTATAAAAATGACATGATCGATGCCGCTAAAAAAGTCGTGCCCTTATTGGTAGGTGCAATGGTTTGGGCATTTTCGACCTACCTTATTCTTAAGGGCCTTAAACATATTTGGAAGCTGGACTTTATTACGGCCGTTATGATTGCTTTTGCCATTGCGCTGACAGTTTATTTTATTGTTCGTCCAATGGTTGATAAAGCCGCGTTGGTACTGAAAAACGATAAAGATGCAGTTAATAGCTTATTTACATTGCCTCTTATTGTGTCTGCTGCCTTGCTAAGTTTTGCCCATGGTGCAAACGATGTTGCGAATGCAATAGGGCCTTTAGCCGCTATAAATGATGCGTTAATGACTGGCGCCGTTTCTAGCAAAGCAGCTATTCCTATTTGGATCATGATGGTAGGGGGCATTGGTATTGCGGTAGGTCTTGCTTTGTTTGGTCCTAAGTTGATCAAAACTGTAGGTTCTGAAATAACAGAGTTGGATAAAACACGCGCATTTTGTGTTGCTATGGCGGCTGCAATTACAGTTATCATCGCTTCTCAACTTGGTTTGCCAGTTAGTTCAACTCATATTGCTGTTGGTGGTATCTTTGGGGTTGGCTTCCTACGCGAATATTTGAAGCAATCTTATGAGAAGAAGTTAGCTGCTATTATTTCTCATTCAGAGTCTGCCGGTCACGACGGCCAGCAAACACAAGAATTTGTGAAACGCTTTAAGTTGGCTGATGTTGAAGAAAAACGTGCCATTCTTAAAGAGCTAAAGGCGGCTCAGGCTTCTTCCCCTATTTCTTCTCGAGAGCGTAAAGGCTTGAAGAAAGCGACGAAAAAAGAGTTAGTGAAACGTTCTGCACTTTTGCGAATTGCGGCAGCTTGGGTTATCACTGTTCCTGCTTCTGCGTTGCTTTCTGCAATGTTGTTTTACATGTTGCTTGGTTTTTCTGTCTCTCGTTAA